Proteins from one Setaria italica strain Yugu1 chromosome V, Setaria_italica_v2.0, whole genome shotgun sequence genomic window:
- the LOC101753273 gene encoding gibberellin 3-beta-dioxygenase 2-2 — translation MPTPSHLKNPLYFDFRAARRVPESHAWPGLDDHPVVDGGGAPGSPDAVPVVDLREPGAAAVARVARAAEQWGAFLLTGHGVPAELLARVEDRVACMFALPAADKMRAVRGPGDACGYGSPPISSFFSKCMWSEGYTFSPASLRRDLRKLWPKAGDDYDSFCDVMEEFHKEMRALADRLLELFLRALGLTGEQVGAVEAERRIGETMTATMHLNWYPRCPDPRRALGLIAHTDSGFFTFVLQSLVPGLQLFRHGPNRWVAVPAVPGAFVVNVGDLFHILTNGRFHSVYHRAVVNRDLDRISLGYFLGPPPHAKVAPLREVVPPGRAPAYRAVTWPEYMGVRKKAFTTGASALKMVAAAAAATESDDTDAAAAAVHQPPVVVSS, via the exons atgccgaCGCCGTCGCACCTCAAGAACCCGCTCTACTTCGACttccgcgccgcgcggcgggtGCCGGAGTCCCACGCCTGGCCGGGGCTCGACGACCACCCCgtggtggacggcggcggcgcgccggggtCCCCGGACGCCGTGCCGGTGGTGGACCTGCGCGagccgggcgccgcggcggtggcccgcgtggcgcgcgccgccgagcaGTGGGGCGCGTTCCTGCTCACCGGCCACGGCGTCCCCGCGGAGCTCCTGGCGCGCGTCGAGGACCGCGTCGCGTGCATGTtcgcgctgccggccgccgacaAGATGCGCGCCGTGCGCGGGCCGGGGGACGCCTGCGGCTACGGCTCGCCGCCcatctcctccttcttctccaagTGCATGTGGTCCGAGGGCTACACCTTCTCGCCGGCCTCCCTCCGCCGCGACCTCCGCAAGCTCTGGCCCAAGGCCGGCGACGACTACGACAGCTTCTG TGACGTGATGGAGGAGTTCCACAAGGAGATGCGCGCCCTCGCCGACAGGCTCCTGGAGCTGTTCCTCAGGGCGCTCGGGCTCACCGGCGAGCAGGTCGGCGCCGTCGAGGCGGAGCGGAGGATCGGCGAGACGATGACCGCCACCATGCACCTCAACTG GTATCCGAGGTGCCCGGACCCGCGGCGCGCGCTGGGGCTGATCGCGCACACGGACTCGGGCTTCTTCACCTTCGTGCTGCAGAGCCTCGTGCCGGGGCTGCAGCTGTTCCGGCACGGCCCCAACCGGTGGGTGGCGGTGCCGGCCGTGCCGGGCGCCTTCGTcgtcaacgtcggcgacctcTTCCACATCCTCACGAACGGCCGCTTCCACAGCGTGTACCACCGCGCCGTCGTCAACCGGGACCTCGACCGGATATCGCTCGGCTACTTCCTCGGCCCGCCGCCCCACGCCAAGGTGGCGCCGCTCCGGGAGGTCGTGCCGCCGGGCCGGGCCCCCGCCTACCGCGCCGTCACGTGGCCCGAGTACATGGGCGTCCGCAAGAAGGCCTTCACCACCGGCGCCTCCGCGCTCAagatggtcgccgccgccgccgccgccaccgaatCCGACGACACcgacgcagccgccgccgccgttcaccAGCCGCCGGTCGTCGTCTCATCGTAG